A genomic stretch from Flavobacterium humidisoli includes:
- a CDS encoding ribonucleotide-diphosphate reductase subunit beta: MSIFDKRINYKPFEYPEVLQFTEAINKAYWVHTEVDFTADTQDFHAHLDLAEKTAIKNSLLAIAQIEVAVKSFWGNIYEHFPKPEFNGLGTTFAECEFRHSEAYSRLLEVLGYNDEFEKLLDVPVIRRRVDYLSNVLKDTKSQDNRKYMVSLILFSILIENVSLFSQFAILLSFTRFKGYMKNVSNIIAWTSIDEQIHANGGIYIINKIREEFPEYFDAETLELIRETVRESISVEADILDWIFENGAVETINKEDLVNFMKFRIDESLKQINIETIFNVSPEEYSKMTWFEEEVFANSLDDFFAKRPVEYTKHDKSITANDLF; the protein is encoded by the coding sequence ATGTCAATTTTTGATAAAAGAATCAACTATAAACCTTTTGAATATCCTGAGGTTCTGCAATTTACCGAAGCTATTAATAAAGCTTATTGGGTACACACTGAAGTAGATTTTACTGCCGACACACAAGACTTTCATGCGCATTTGGATTTGGCAGAAAAAACAGCAATTAAAAATAGTTTATTGGCTATTGCACAAATTGAGGTAGCTGTAAAAAGTTTTTGGGGTAATATATACGAACATTTTCCAAAACCAGAATTTAATGGTTTGGGAACTACTTTTGCAGAATGCGAATTTAGACATTCTGAAGCCTATTCTCGTTTGTTGGAAGTTTTAGGATATAATGATGAATTTGAAAAGCTATTGGATGTTCCTGTAATTCGCAGACGTGTAGATTATCTTTCGAATGTATTGAAAGACACGAAGTCTCAGGACAACAGAAAATACATGGTGTCACTGATTTTGTTCAGTATTTTGATTGAAAACGTTTCTCTTTTCAGCCAATTTGCTATTTTATTGTCATTCACAAGATTCAAAGGATATATGAAAAATGTGAGCAATATTATTGCTTGGACATCAATCGATGAGCAAATTCATGCTAATGGCGGAATTTATATCATTAATAAAATTCGTGAAGAGTTTCCAGAATATTTCGACGCAGAGACTTTAGAATTAATTAGGGAAACGGTTAGAGAATCAATTTCTGTTGAAGCAGATATTTTAGATTGGATTTTTGAAAATGGAGCGGTTGAAACAATAAACAAAGAGGATTTGGTAAACTTTATGAAATTTAGAATTGATGAAAGTTTGAAACAAATCAATATCGAAACTATCTTTAATGTTTCTCCAGAAGAATATTCAAAAATGACTTGGTTTGAAGAAGAAGTTTTTGCAAACAGTTTAGATGATTTCTTTGCGAAACGTCCAGTAGAATATACAAAACACGACAAGAGTATCACAGCAAACGATCTTTTCTAA